A genomic segment from Bubalus bubalis isolate 160015118507 breed Murrah chromosome 5, NDDB_SH_1, whole genome shotgun sequence encodes:
- the PCNX3 gene encoding pecanex-like protein 3 isoform X5, translating into MGSQVLQILRQGVWASLTGGWFFDPHQSTFSNCFHLYVWIFLLTFPFLLYMVLPPSLMVAGVYCLVVAVIFATIKTVNYRLHAMFDQGEIVEKRNSTMGEPEEEPAQGDSNLPRDPGVEMTVFRKVSSTPPVRCSSQHSVFGFNQVSELLPRIEDSGPLRDIKELVREQGSNNVIVTSADREMLKLSSQEKLIGDLPQTPPGAAPDPSLPSTDSSERSPLAGDGAPWSGGSVADTPMSPLLKGSLSQELSKSFLTLTRPERALVRTSSRREQRRGAGGYQPLDRRGSGDPTPQKAGSSDSCFSGTDRETLSSFKSEKTNSTHLDSPPGGQAPEGSDTDPPSEAELPASPDAGVPSDDTLRSFDTVVGAGTPPGPAEPLLVVRPKDLALLRPSKRRPPVRRHSPATGRAPRRPLLEGRGFFEDDDTSEGSELSPASSLRSQRRYSTDSSSSTSCYSPASSRGAAGGARKRRAPHGAEEGMAVPPKRPYGTQRTPSTASAKTHARVLSMDGAGGDALRGPPAGSKAELEAQAGVELAAAEPAVLAAEARRGPAANQPGWRGELREEGAEETGKRDHSSNVRRAQAIRRRHNAGSNPTPPASVMGSPPSLQEAQRGRAASHSRALTLPSALHFASSLLLTRAGANVHEACTFDDTSEGAVHYFYDESGVRRSYTFGLAGGGYENPVGQQGEQAANGAWDRHSHSSSFHSADVPEATGGLNLLQPRPVVLQGMQVRRVPLEIPEFDLLDQDSLHESQEQTLMEEAPPRAQHSYKYWLLPGRWTSVRYERLALLALLDRTRGLLENILGVGLSSLVAFLGYLLLLKGFFTDIWVFQFCLVIASCQYSLLKSVQPDAASPMHGHNWVIAYSRPVYFCICCLLIWLLDALGSAQPFPPVSLYGLTLFSASFFFCARDVATVFTLCFPFVFLLGLLPQVNTCLMYLLEQIDMHGFGGTAATSPLTAVFSLSRSLLAAALLYGFCLGAIKSPWPEQHVPVIFSVFCGLLVALSYHLSRQSSDPTVLWSLVRSKLFPELEERSLETARAEPPDPLPEKMRQSVREVLHSDLVMCVVIAVLTFAISASTVFIALKSVLGFVLYALAGAVGFFTHYLLPQLRKQLPWFCLSQPVLKPLEYSQYEVRGAAQVMWFEKLYAGLQCVEKYLIYPAVVLNALTVDAHTVVSHPDKFCLYCRALLMTVAGLKLLRSAFCCPPQQYLTLAFTVLLFHFDYPRLSQGFLLDYFLMSLLCSKLWDLLYKLRFVLTYIAPWQITWGSAFHAFAQPFAVPHSAMLFVQALLSALFSTPLNPLLGSAVFIMSYARPLKFWERDYNTKRVDHSNTRLVTQLDRNPGADDNNLNSIFYEHLTRSLQHTLCGDLVLGRWGNYGPGDCFVLASDYLNALVHLIEVGNGLVTFQLRGLEFRGTYCQQREVEAITEGVEEDEGCCCCEPGHLPRVLSFNAAFGQRWLAWEVTASKYVLEGYSISDNNAASMLQVFDLRKILVTYYVRSIIYYVSRSPKLEAWLSHEGIATALRPVRAPGYADSDPTFSLSVDEDYDLRLSGLSLPSFCAVHLEWIQYCASRRSQPVDQDWNSPLVTLCFGLCVLGRRALGTASHSMSASLEPFLYGLHALFKGDFRITSPRDEWVFADMDLLHRVVAPGVRMALKLHQDHFTSPDEYEEPAALYDAIAANEERLVISHEGDPAWRSAILSNTPSLLALRHVLDDASDEYKIIMLNRRHLSFRVIKVNRECVRGLWAGQQQELVFLRNRNPERGSIQNAKQALRNMINSSCDQPLGYPIYVSPLTTSLAGSHPQLRALWGGPVSLGAIAHWLLRSWERLHKGCGAGCNSGGNVDDSDCGGGGGLTSLSNNPPLAQPTPENTAGAGDQPLPPGPAWGPRPSLSGSGDGRPPPLLQWPPPRLPGPSPASPALPEGPRPSRPPGPGLLSSEGPSGKWSLGGRKGLGGSEGEPASGSPKGTTPKSQAPLDLSLSPDISTEASPPRTVQDIPCLDSSAPETGTPTGALGDWPAPAEERESPAAQPLLEHQY; encoded by the exons atggggtcgcaggtaTTGCAGATCCTACGCCAGGGGGTGTGGGCCTCGCTCACCGGCGGTTGGTTCTTCGACCCGCACCAGAGCACCTTTTCCAACTGCTTCCACCTCTATGTCTGGATCTTCCTGCTCACCTTCCCTTTCTTGCTGTACATG GTCCTGCCCCCCAGCTTGATGGTGGCTGGTGTGTACTGCCTTGTGGTGGCTGTCATCTTCGCTACCATCAAGACTGTGAACTATCGGCTGCATGCTATGTTCGACCAGGGCGAGATTGTGGAGAAGCGCAACTCTACCATGGGGGAACCAGAGGAAGAGCCTGCCCAGGGGGACAGCAATCTGCCCAG AGACCCTGGAGTGGAAATGACCGTATTTCGAAAAGTGAGTTCCACACCCCCCGTGCGCTGTAGCTCTCAGCATTCCGTGTTTGGCTTCAACCAGGTCTCG GAGTTGCTGCCCCGGATAGAGGACTCTGGGCCCCTCAGAG ACATCAAGGAGCTGGTGCGGGAGCAGGGCAGCAACAACGTGATCGTGACCTCGGCCGATCGAGAGATGCTGAAGCTAAGCTCACAGGAGAAGCTGA TTGGAGATCTTCCCCAGACGCCTCCAGGGGCCGCCCCGGACCCTTCTCTCCCCAGCACGGACTCCTCAGAACGTTCTCCCCTGGCTGGAGACGGAGCCCCGTGGAGTGGCGGCAGTGTGGCTGACACTCCCATGAGCCCCCTCCTGAAGGGCAGCCTCAGCCAGGAGCTTAGCAAGAGCTTCCTGACCCTGACCCGGCCCGAGCGGGCCCTGGTGAGGACCAGCAGTCGACGGGAACAGCGCCGGGGAGCAGGCGGCTACCAGCCCCTGGACCGGCGGGGCTCAGGGGACCCCACACCCCAGAAAGCTGGCTCCTCAGATTCCTGCTTCAGTGGCACTGACAGGGAGACGTTGAGCAGCTTCAAGAGTGAGAAGACCAATTCTACCCACCTGGACAGCCCCCCTGGAGGGCAAGCCCCAGAGGGCAGCGATACAGACCCCCCCTCGGAGGCAGAGCTGCCCGCCTCCCCTGATGCCGGAGTCCCCTCAGATGACACGCTGCGCTCCTTTGACACAGTCGTAGGAGCGGGGACGCCACCGGGCCCGGCCGAGCCTCTCCTGGTTGTGCGGCCCAAGGACTTGGCGCTGCTCCGGCCCAGCAAACGGCGGCCGCCTGTGCGGAGACACTCCCCCGCCACAGGCCGGGCCCCTCGGCGGCCGCTGCTGGAAGGCCGGGGCTTCTTCGAGGATGACGACACCAGCGAGGGCAGTGAACTGagcccagcctccagcctccgGTCCCAGCGCCGCTACAGCACCGACAGCTCCTCTTCCACTTCTTGCTATTCCCCCGCGAGTTCTCGGGGGGCCGCTGGGGGAGCCCGGAAACGACGGGCCCCCCACGGGGCTGAGGAGGGGATGGCTGTGCCCCCCAAGCGGCCCTATGGGACCCAGCGGACGCCTAGTACTGCCAGCGCCAAAACGCACGCCCGCGTGCTGAGCATGGATGGGGCAGGGGGGGATGCCCTGCGGGGTCCCCCGGCCGGCTCCAAGGCTGAGCTGGAGGCCCAGGCAGGGGTGGAGCTGGCTGCCGCTGAGCCCGCTGTGCTGGCCGCCGAGGCCCGCAGGGGACCTGCTGCCAACCAGCCTGGCTGGCGCGGGGAGCTGCGGGAGGAAG GTGCCGAGGAGACTGGCAAGCGGGACCACTCAAGCAACGTGAGGCGGGCACAGGCCATCCGGAGGCGGCACAACGCCGGCAGcaaccccacccccccagcctcGGTCATGGGCTCACCCCCCAG cCTGCAGGAGGCTCAGCGGGGCCGTGCGGCCTCCCACTCCCGGGCTCTGACACTGCCCTCGGCCCTGCACTTCGCCTCCTCGCTGCTGCTCACCCGGGCCGGCGCCAACGTGCACGAGGCCTGCACCTTCGATGACACCTCCGAGGGTGCCGTGCACTACTTCTACGACGAGAGCG GTGTGCGGCGTTCCTACACCTTTGGCCTGGCTGGAGGTGGCTATGAGAACCCCGTGGGGCAGCAGGGGGAGCAGGCAGCCAATGGAGCCTG GGACCGCCACTCGCATTCCTCCAGCTTCCATTCAGCTGACGTCCCAGAGGCCACCGGCGGCCTGAACCTGCTGCAGCCGCGGCCCGTCGTCCTACAGGGCATGCAGGTGCGCCGAGTGCCCCTGGAGATCCCGGAG TTTGACCTACTGGACCAGGACTCCCTGCACGAATCCCAGGAGCAGACGCTAATGGAGGAGGCGCCACCCCGGGCCCAGCACAGTTACAAGTACTGGCTTCTTCCTGGCCGCTGGACCTCTGTGCGCTACGAGCGGCTCGCCCTGCTGGCACTGCTGGACCG GACGCGCGGGCTGCTGGAGAACATCCTCGGCGTCGGCCTGAGCAGCCTCGTCGCCTTCCTGGGCTACCTGCTGCTGCTCAAGGGCTTCTTCACGGACATCTGGGTCTTCCAGTTCTGCCTGGTCATCGCCTCCTGCCAGTATTCCCTGCTGAAG AGCGTGCAGCCAGATGCCGCCTCTCCCATGCAC GGCCACAACTGGGTCATTGCGTACAGCCGGCCCGTCTACTTCTGCATCTGCTGTCTGCTCATCTGGCTGCTGGACGCCTTGGGCTCCGCACAGCCcttccctcccgtctccctctaTGGCCTCACGCTGTTCTCCGCCTCCTTCTTCTTTTGTGCCCGTGATGTGGCCACTG TGTTCACCTTGTGCTTCCCGTTCGTCTTTCTCCTGGGCCTCTTGCCCCAGGTGAACACCTGCCTCATGTACCTGCTGGAGCAGATAGACATGCACGGCTTTGGGGGCACAG CTGCCACCAGCCCCTTGACAGCCGTCTTCAGCCTTTCCCGCAGCCTGCTGGCCGCCGCCCTGCTCTACGGCTTCTGCCTCGGGGCCATCAAG AGCCCTTGGCCGGAGCAGCACGTCCCTGTCATCTTCTCCGTCTTCTGTGGCCTCCTGGTCGCGCTGTCCTACCACCTGAGCCGGCAGAGCAGCGACCCCACCGTGCTCTG GTCTCTGGTCCGGAGCAAGCTCTTCCCTGAGCTGGAGGAGCGGAGCTTGGAGACCGCCCGTGCTGAGCCCCCAGACCCACTGCCAGAAAAGATGCGCCAGTCAGTG CGTGAGGTCCTCCATTCCGACCTGGTGATGTGTGTGGTGATCGCCGTGCTCACCTTTGCCATCAGCGCCAGCACCGTCTTCATTGCCCTAAAG TCCGTGCTAGGTTTTGTGTTGTACGCACTGGCGGGGGCCGTAGGCTTCTTCACACATTACCTGCTGCCGCAGCTCCGCAAGCAGCTGCCCTGGTTCTGCCTGTCGCAGCCCGTACTGAAGCCGCTGGAGTACAGCCAGTACGAAGTGCGAG GTGCTGCCCAGGTGATGTGGTTTGAGAAGCTGTATGCAGGCCTGCAGTGCGTGGAGAAGTACCTCATCTACCCGGCCGTGGTGCTCAACGCCCTCACGGTGGACGCTCACACGGTCGTCAGCCACCCAGACAAGTTCTGCCTCTA CTGCCGGGCGCTGCTCATGACCGTGGCTGGGCTGAAGCTGCTGCGCTCGGCTTTCTGCTGCCCGCCCCAGCAGTACCTGACCTTGGCCTTCACCGTCTTGCTCTTTCACTTCGACTACCCGCGCCTCTCCCAGGGCTTCCTGCTCGACTACTTCCTCATGTCCCTGCTCTGCAGCAAG CTGTGGGACCTGCTGTACAAGTTGCGTTTCGTGCTGACCTACATCGCGCCCTGGCAGATCACCTGGGGCTCAGCTTTCCACGCTTTTGCCCAGCCGTTTGCCGTGCCAC ACTCGGCCATGCTGTTCGTTCAGGCCCTGCTCTCGGCACTCTTTTCCACGCCTCTCAACCCACTGCTGGGCAGCGCTGTCTTCATCATGTCCTACGCCCGGCCCCTCAAGTTCTGGGAGCGTGACTACAA CACTAAACGCGTGGATCATTCCAACACCCGCCTGGTCACTCAGCTGGACCGGAACCCCG GCGCTGATGACAACAACCTCAACTCGATCTTCTACGAGCACTTGACCCGCTCGCTGCAGCACACACTGTGTGGGGACCTGGTGCTGGGCCGCTGGGGCAACTATGGCCCCGGCGACTGCTTCGTCCTGGCCTCCGACTACCTCAACGCCCTGGTCCACCTCATCGAGGTTGGCAACGGCCTCGTCACCTTCCAGCTGCGTGGCCTCGAGTTCCGGG GTACATACTGCCAGCAGCGGGAGGTGGAGGCCATCACCGAGGGCGTGGAGGAGGacgagggctgctgctgctgtgagcCAGGCCACCTGCCGAGGGTCCTGTCCTTCAATGCGGCTTTCGGGCAGCGCTGGCTGGCCTGGGAGGTGACGGCCAGCAAGTACGTGCTGGAGGGCTACAGCATCAGCGATAACAACGCCGCGTCCATGCTGCAGGTGTTCGACCTCCGCAAGATCCTCGTCACCTACTACGTCAGG AGTATCATCTACTACGTGAGCCGCTCTCCAAAGCTGGAGGCCTGGCTGAGCCACGAAGGCATTGCAACGGCCCTGCGTCCTGTGCGGGCACCTGGCTATGCTGACTCCGACCCCACCTTCTCTCTGAGCGTGGACGAGGACTATGACCTTCGCCTCTCCGGCCTCTCGCTGCCCTCCTTCTGCGCCGTGCACCTGGAGTGGATCCAGTACTGTGCCTCCCGGCGCAGCCAG CCTGTGGACCAGGATTGGAACTCGCCGCTGGTCACGCTGTGTTTTGGCCTGTGTGTGCTGGGCCGCCGGGCCCTGGGGACCGCCTCGCACAGCATGTCTGCCAG ctTGGAGCCCTTCCTCTACGGCCTGCATGCCCTGTTTAAGGGGGACTTCCGGATCACGTCCCCGCGGGACGAGTGGGTCTTTGCCGACATGGACCTGCTTCACCGCGTGGTGGCGCCCGGGGTTCGCATGGCCCTCAAGCTTCACCAG GACCACTTCACATCCCCAGACGAGTATGAGGAGCCAGCCGCCCTGTATGACGCCATCGCGGCCAACGAGGAGCGGCTGGTCATCTCGCACGAGGGCGACCCGGCCTGGCGCAGTGCCATCCTCAGCAACACGCCCTCGCTGCTGGCGCTGCGCCACGTCCTGGACGACGCCTCGGACGAGTACAAGATCATCATGCTCAACCGGCGCCATCTCAGCTTCCGCGTCATCAAG GTGAACCGCGAGTGTGTGCGCGGCCTCTGGGCcgggcagcagcaggagctggtGTTCCTGCGCAACCGCAACCCCGAGCGCGGCAGCATCCAGAACGCCAAGCAGGCGCTCCGCAACATGATCAACTCCTCCTGCGACCAGCCGCTGGGCTACCCCATCTACGTGTCTCCCCTCACCACCTCGCTGGCCGGCAGCCACCCTCAGCTGCGGGCGCTGTGGGGCGGCCCCGTCAGCCTGGGCGCCATCGCCCACTGGCTTCTGCGCAGCTGGGAGAG GCTTCACAAGGGCTGTGGTGCCGGCTGCAACAGCGGCGGGAACGTGGATGACTCGGACTGTGGCGGAGGTGGGGGCTTGACCTCCCTCAGCAATAACCCCCCCTTGGCACAACCCACACCTGAGAACACAGCAG GCGCTGGGGACCAGCCcctcccaccaggccctgcctggGGCCCGAGGCCCTCCTTGAGTGGCTCTGGTGATGGGCGCCCCCCTCCTCTCCTGCAGTGGCCACCCCCTCGGCTCCCTGGACCATCCCCCGCTTCACCGGCTCTCCCTGAGGGTCCCAGGCCCTCAAGGCCCCCTGGCCCTGGTCTCCTAAGTTCTGAGGGTCCCAGTGGGAAGTGGAGCCTGGGGGGTCGGAAGGGACTAGGGGGATCCGAGGGGGAGCCAGCCTCAGGGAGCCCTAAAGGAACCACCCCCAAATCTCAG GCGCCTCTAGACCTCAGCCTCAGCCCGGACATCAGCACTGAAGCCTCACCCCCCAGAACAGTGCAGGACATTCCTTGCTTGGACAGCAGTGCTCCTGAGACTGGCACGCCCACCGGGGCCCTGGGCGACTGGCCTGCTCCTGCAGAGGAGCGAGAGAGCCCGGCAGCTCAGCCCCTGCTGGAGCATCAGTACTGA